The following are encoded together in the Balaenoptera acutorostrata chromosome 9, mBalAcu1.1, whole genome shotgun sequence genome:
- the DRD2 gene encoding D(2) dopamine receptor, translating into MDPLNLSWYDDDLESRNWSRPFNGSEGKADRPDYNYYAMLLTLLIFVIVFGNVLVCMAVSREKALQTTTNYLIVSLAVADLLVATLVMPWVVYLEVVGEWKFSRIHCDIFVTLDVMMCTASILNLCAISIDRYTAVAMPMLYNTRYSSKRRVTVMISIVWVLSFTISCPLLFGLNNTDQNECIIANPAFVVYSSIVSFYVPFLVTLLVYIKIYIVLRRRRKRVNTKRSSRAFRANLKAPLKGNCTHPEDMKLCTVIMKSNGSFPVNRRRVEAARRAQELEMEMLSSTSPPERTRYSPIAPSHHQLTLPNASHHGLHSTPDSPAKPQKNGHAKDHPKIAKIFEIQSMPNGKTRTSLKTMSRRKLSQQKEKKATQMLAIVLGVFIICWLPFFITHILNIHCDCNIPPVLYSAFTWLGYVNSAVNPIIYTTFNIEFRKAFLKILHC; encoded by the exons ATGGATCCGCTGAACCTGTCCTGGTACGATGACGATCTGGAGAGCCGGAACTGGAGCCGGCCCTTCAACGGGTCCGAAGGGAAAGCCGACAGGCCCGACTACAACTACTACGCCATGCTGCTTACCCTCCTCATCTTCGTCATCGTCTTTGGCAACGTGCTGGTGTGCATGGCCGTGTCCCGCGAGAAGGCGCTGCAGACCACCACCAACTACCTGATCGTCAGCCTCGCTGTGGCCGACCTCCTGGTGGCCACGCTCGTCATGCCCTGGGTGGTCTACCTGGAG GTGGTGGGCGAGTGGAAATTCAGCAGGATTcactgtgacatctttgtcaCTCTGGACGTCATGATGTGCACAGCAAGCATCCTGAACCTGTGTGCCATCAGCATCGACAG GTACACAGCCGTGGCCatgcccatgctctacaacacgCGCTACAGCTCCAAGCGCCGAGTCACCGTCATGATCTCCATCGTCTGGGTCCTGTCCTTCACCATCTCCTGCCCTCTGCTCTTCGGACTCAACAACACAG ACCAGAACGAATGCATCATCGCCAACCCCGCCTTCGTGGTCTACTCCTCCATCGTCTCCTTCTACGTGCCCTTCCTCGTTACCCTGCTGGTCTACATCAAGATCTACATCGTCCTCCGAAGGCGGCGCAAGCGGGTCAACACTAAGCGCAGCAGCCGGGCTTTCAGGGCCAACCTGAAGGCCCCGCTCAAG GGCAACTGCACTCACCCTGAGGACATGAAACTCTGCACCGTTATCATGAAGTCTAATGGGAGTTTCCCTGTGAACAGGCGGAGAGTG GAGGCTGCCCGCCGAGCCCAGGAACTGGAAATGGAGATGCTCTCCAGCACCAGCCCGCCCGAGAGGACCCGGTACAGCCCCATCGCGCCCAGCCACCACCAGCTGACCCTCCCCAACGCATCCCACCACGGCCTCCACAGCACACCTGACAGCCCTGCCAAACCACAGAAGAACGGACATGCCAAAGACCACCCCAAGATTGCCAAGATCTTTGAGATCCAGTCCATGCCCAATGGCAAAACCCGGACCTCTCTCAAGACCATGAGCCGCAGGAAGCTCTCCcagcagaaggagaagaaagccaCCCAGATGCTCGCCATTGTTCTCG GCGTGTTCATCATCTGCTGGCTGCCCTTCTTCATCACCCATATCCTGAACATACACTGTGATTGCAACATCCCGCCCGTCCTGTACAGCGCCTTCACGTGGCTGGGCTATGTCAACAGCGCCGTGAACCCCATCATCTACACCACCTTCAACATTGAGTTCCGCAAGGCCTTCCTGAAGATCCTACACTGCTGa